ACTGGTTTTCCACGCGGGCCTCGCCGGCTTCGAGCTGGCGCACGCACAGCAATACGCCCTGCAGAATATCCAGGGGTTCAAAGCCCGTCACCACAATGGGCACGCGGTGGCGCGCGGCGATGGGCTCGTATTCTTCAAACCCCATGACCGTGCACACGTGCCCGGCGGCGAGGAATCCCTGCACGCGGTTGTCGGGGCTGGAGAGAATCGCCTCCATGGCGGGCGGCACCAGCACGTGAGAGACGAGGATGGAGAAGTTCTCCACCCCCGCACGCGCGGCCTGCGCCACGGCCATGGCGTTGGCCGGCGCGGTGGTCTCGAAACCGACGGCGAGAAAGACGTAGTCCTCGCCCGGATTTTCCTTTGCCAGCGCCAGCGCATCAAGCGGCGAGTAGACGATCTCGACGCTGCCGCCCTCCGCGCGCGCGTCCATGAGGCTGCCGCCGTTTCCCGGCACGCGTAGCATGTCGCCGAAGCTGCAGAGGGTGACGCCCTCGCGCCCGGCCAGATCAACGGCCGCATCGATCACATGGCCCGGCGTCACGCAAACCGGGCAGCCCGGACCGTGGACGAGTTCGAGCCCCTTTGGCAGCAGCGAGTCGAGCCCGTAGCGCACGATGGCGTGTGTCTGCCCGCCGCAGACCTCCATGATGGTCCACGGGCGCGTCACGGCCGCGGCGATCTGCTCTGCGCAGGCGCGCACGGCGGCCGGATCGCGGTAGGGGTCGAGGGGTTTCATGTCTCGCCCTTCCCTTCTTCATCGAGGGCGCTGCCAAGATCGGCGAGCACCTGCGCGGCGCGGGCTTCGTCGATTCGCGAGATCCCGACGCCCGCATGGACCAGCACGTAGTCACCCACGCGGGCCTCGGGCAGGAAGGCCAGGCTCACCTCGCGGGTGACGCCGCCAAAATCCACGCGCGCGGTGCGAAGCAGCGCGTCGGCGCCTTCGTCAATCATCGCGACTTTTCCGGGAACCGCCAGACACATGACTCAACCTTCCTTGGCATACCATGCCGCAAGGGCCTGCCCCGCGGCAATGCCGCCGTCACCGGGCGGGACGCGCCGGTGCCAGAAGGGCTCGATCCCGGCGGCGCGGAGCGCCACGATGGCAGACTCGCACAGAATGCGGTTCTGAAAACAGCCGCCGGTGAGCGCAACGCGCGGGGCTTTCAGCTTCGTCGCAACTTCTGCAATGGCACGCGCAAGTGCCCCGTGGAAGTGCGCGGCGATTGCAGGAGCGCCCTCCCCCGCTTCGAGATCGCGCATAATCGCGCGGATCAAGGGTTCCCAGTCGAGAACGATTGCTTCGCCTGAAACCAGCGCAAGCTCGTAAGCCGAATCATCATCGCCCGCCGCAATGCTCTCCAGGCGCATCGCGGTCTCTCCCTCGTAGCGATTCTTTTCGCACAGCCCGAGCAGCGCGGCGACGGCTTCGAAGAGCCGCCCGGCGCTCGTGGTCGTCGGGGCGTTGGGAAGCGAGGCCCACAGCCGCGCTTTCTTCCGAAGCGCCTCGTCCGCAAAGGGTCCGACGCGCGGCAGGTCTTCGCCGTAAATGTCATGGAGCAGTGCCGCCGTCACGCGCAGGGGCTCGCCAATGGCGGCGCGGCCGCCGGGAAGGCGGAACGCCCGCAGGTGGGCGACGCGCTCGAAACGCGCGCCATCTACCCGCAAAAACTCCCCGCCCCAGATCGTCCCGTCGGGCCCCAGCCCCGTGCCGTCCCAGGAAACGCCGAGGACTTCGCCGTCCGCTTCATTGTCGAGCATGCAGGCGAGCACGTGTGCGTGGTGATGCCACACGCGAAGCGGCGCGCCGCTATGCTGAAGCGCCACGCGCGTGCTGCCGTAGT
This is a stretch of genomic DNA from Chrysiogenia bacterium. It encodes these proteins:
- the hypF gene encoding carbamoyltransferase HypF; the protein is GGFQLLCDARNEAAVAALRERKAREAKPFALMVADLDAARALAHINEAEAAALTSPEAPIVLLERRAGVALAPSLSPGLSTLGVMLPASPLHHLIAGDLGFPVVATSGNLSGEPLCIANDEALARLGKIADSLLVHNREIVRPLDDSVVRVIGGRAVTLRLGRGLAPLPLEVPAPRGNALAYGAHMKNAPALLSGKYVVLAQHVGDLDSESARAALVRAGRDLKNLFTENESGGAAAACDAHPDYGSTRVALQHSGAPLRVWHHHAHVLACMLDNEADGEVLGVSWDGTGLGPDGTIWGGEFLRVDGARFERVAHLRAFRLPGGRAAIGEPLRVTAALLHDIYGEDLPRVGPFADEALRKKARLWASLPNAPTTTSAGRLFEAVAALLGLCEKNRYEGETAMRLESIAAGDDDSAYELALVSGEAIVLDWEPLIRAIMRDLEAGEGAPAIAAHFHGALARAIAEVATKLKAPRVALTGGCFQNRILCESAIVALRAAGIEPFWHRRVPPGDGGIAAGQALAAWYAKEG
- a CDS encoding HypC/HybG/HupF family hydrogenase formation chaperone — protein: MCLAVPGKVAMIDEGADALLRTARVDFGGVTREVSLAFLPEARVGDYVLVHAGVGISRIDEARAAQVLADLGSALDEEGKGET
- the hypD gene encoding hydrogenase formation protein HypD yields the protein MKPLDPYRDPAAVRACAEQIAAAVTRPWTIMEVCGGQTHAIVRYGLDSLLPKGLELVHGPGCPVCVTPGHVIDAAVDLAGREGVTLCSFGDMLRVPGNGGSLMDARAEGGSVEIVYSPLDALALAKENPGEDYVFLAVGFETTAPANAMAVAQAARAGVENFSILVSHVLVPPAMEAILSSPDNRVQGFLAAGHVCTVMGFEEYEPIAARHRVPIVVTGFEPLDILQGVLLCVRQLEAGEARVENQYARAVERGGNRPAQELIAEIFEVAPQHWRGIGELPASGLRLREKYARFDAARRFGLTEETDIDSAGECISGEIMRGVKKPQQCPAFGVRCTPERPLGAPMVSSEGACAAYYRHRAHPSEEPAHE